From the Anoplopoma fimbria isolate UVic2021 breed Golden Eagle Sablefish chromosome 14, Afim_UVic_2022, whole genome shotgun sequence genome, one window contains:
- the plpp1a gene encoding phospholipid phosphatase 1 isoform X1 — translation MFEARGIPFVLLDIACLILGGLPLAAFNLGKIRPYQRGFFCNDESLKYPFHHSTITSTVLYTVGFTLPISCMIFGECLSVYLKRIKSKSSFGSNISCVYKAIGTFLFGAAMSQSLTDIAKYSIGRLRPHFLDVCKPDWKLINCSSGAYIEDFTCNGDEKMVNEGRLSFYSGHSSFSMYCMLFLALYLQARLQAEWARLLRPTIQFFLIAASVFTGLSRVSDYKHHWSDVMTGLLQGALMAILVVFCVSDFFKPRVDAKKEADIPHTTLQETSTNGNHFESPN, via the exons GGGGTCTGCCTCTGGCAGCCTTTAACCTGGGTAAGATCCGCCCCTACCAGAGGGGCTTTTTCTGTAACGACGAAAGCCTCAAGTACCCTTTCCACCACAGCACAATAACCTCCACAGTGCTCTACACTGTGGGGTTCACCCTGCCCATTAGCTGC ATGATATTTGGCGAGTGCCTTTCAGTTTATCTAAAGCGCATCAAATCCAAGTCTTCTTTCGGCAGCAACATTTCCTGCGTTTACAAAGCCATCGGCACGTTCCTTTTCGGTGCCGCGATGAGCCAGTCTCTGACCGACATAGCCAAGTACTCCATTGGCCGGCTCAGGCCGCACTTCCTGGATGTGTGCAAACCTGATTGGAAACTAATCAACTGCTCATCGGGGGCGTATATTGAAGACTTCACCTGCAATGGAGACGAGAAGATGGTCAATGAGGGCAG GCTATCCTTCTACTCCGGCCACTCCTCTTTTTCCATGTACTGCATGCTGTTCCTGGCT CTCTACCTGCAGGCCCGACTCCAGGCTGAGTGGGCGAGGCTGTTGAGACCCACAATCCAGTTCTTCCTGATTGCTGCCTCAGTGTTTACAGGATTGTCAAGAGTGTCTGATTATAAGCATCACTGGAGCGATGTGATGACGGGACTCCTGCAGGGGGCTCTCATGGCTATCCTGGTG GTCTTCTGCGTGTCTGACTTTTTCAAGCCACGCGTAGATGCCAAGAAAGAGGCCGACATCCCACACACAACCCTGCAGGAGACTTCAACAAATGGAAACCACTTTGAGAGTCccaactaa
- the plpp1a gene encoding phospholipid phosphatase 1 isoform X2 produces the protein MFEARGIPFVLLDIACLILAGLPFVVLNVQHSPFRRGFFCNDDSIKYPLKEDTITYQLLGGVMIPVTVLTMIFGECLSVYLKRIKSKSSFGSNISCVYKAIGTFLFGAAMSQSLTDIAKYSIGRLRPHFLDVCKPDWKLINCSSGAYIEDFTCNGDEKMVNEGRLSFYSGHSSFSMYCMLFLALYLQARLQAEWARLLRPTIQFFLIAASVFTGLSRVSDYKHHWSDVMTGLLQGALMAILVVFCVSDFFKPRVDAKKEADIPHTTLQETSTNGNHFESPN, from the exons CTGGACTTCCATTTGTAGTACTCAATGTGCAGCACAGTCCTTTCCGCCGGGGCTTTTTCTGTAATGATGATTCAATCAAGTACCCCCTTAAAGAAGACACCATAACCTATCAGTTGTTAGGAGGTGTAATGATTCCCGTCACAGTACTCACT ATGATATTTGGCGAGTGCCTTTCAGTTTATCTAAAGCGCATCAAATCCAAGTCTTCTTTCGGCAGCAACATTTCCTGCGTTTACAAAGCCATCGGCACGTTCCTTTTCGGTGCCGCGATGAGCCAGTCTCTGACCGACATAGCCAAGTACTCCATTGGCCGGCTCAGGCCGCACTTCCTGGATGTGTGCAAACCTGATTGGAAACTAATCAACTGCTCATCGGGGGCGTATATTGAAGACTTCACCTGCAATGGAGACGAGAAGATGGTCAATGAGGGCAG GCTATCCTTCTACTCCGGCCACTCCTCTTTTTCCATGTACTGCATGCTGTTCCTGGCT CTCTACCTGCAGGCCCGACTCCAGGCTGAGTGGGCGAGGCTGTTGAGACCCACAATCCAGTTCTTCCTGATTGCTGCCTCAGTGTTTACAGGATTGTCAAGAGTGTCTGATTATAAGCATCACTGGAGCGATGTGATGACGGGACTCCTGCAGGGGGCTCTCATGGCTATCCTGGTG GTCTTCTGCGTGTCTGACTTTTTCAAGCCACGCGTAGATGCCAAGAAAGAGGCCGACATCCCACACACAACCCTGCAGGAGACTTCAACAAATGGAAACCACTTTGAGAGTCccaactaa